The Sphingobacterium bambusae genome includes a window with the following:
- a CDS encoding GNAT family N-acetyltransferase has translation MEFQTLENSDIALEPLQPSDYERLFQVGSDPEIWAQHPDANRYQPDGFHVYFTKLMETDMPFLIIDKARHVVIGATSYYQYDAAASHIAIGFTFLAKSYWGGITNRTVKAMLLDHAFQFVDTVIFHVREHNFRSQAALGKLGALKTKAYPAPVDPSTMQFEYEITKVQWRAQQP, from the coding sequence ATGGAATTTCAAACATTGGAAAACAGCGATATCGCCTTGGAACCACTTCAGCCAAGCGATTACGAACGCCTGTTTCAAGTGGGGTCAGATCCGGAGATTTGGGCGCAACATCCCGATGCCAATCGTTACCAGCCCGATGGCTTTCATGTGTACTTCACGAAGCTTATGGAAACGGATATGCCCTTTCTGATCATCGATAAGGCCCGCCATGTTGTCATCGGTGCTACCTCCTATTATCAGTATGACGCCGCGGCCAGCCATATCGCCATAGGCTTTACCTTTTTGGCTAAATCATACTGGGGCGGCATCACGAACAGGACGGTAAAGGCTATGTTGCTTGACCATGCTTTTCAATTTGTGGATACCGTGATCTTTCACGTGCGGGAACACAATTTCCGTTCCCAAGCGGCCTTAGGCAAATTGGGTGCGTTAAAGACCAAGGCATATCCAGCTCCCGTTGATCCGAGCACTATGCAGTTCGAATATGAAATAACCAAAGTACAATGGCGCGCGCAGCAGCCTTGA
- the hisG gene encoding ATP phosphoribosyltransferase — protein MKNLKIAIQKSGRLNEKSVQLLKNCGLDFENYKSSLITTVNNFNLEILFLRDDDIPGYVAQGIADLGIVGENVIDESEAKVTYLQRLGFGRCTLKIAIPKDSDVQELSDLNGKAIATSYPVILQQFLDEYKIQADIREISGSVEIAPGLGLSDAICDIVSTGGTLKSNGLKPFADVRSSEAILIGREGISENPILCELLQRIQSVLRAKETKYVVLNVEKINLPQITELLHGVKSPTVVPLAEEGWVAVHTVITEDDFWDKINTLKAAGAQGIVVMPIEKIIL, from the coding sequence TTGAAAAATCTTAAGATAGCTATCCAGAAATCGGGTAGATTAAATGAAAAATCAGTACAGCTTTTAAAAAACTGTGGACTTGATTTTGAAAACTATAAAAGCTCCCTCATCACTACCGTCAACAACTTTAACCTCGAAATCCTTTTTCTGCGCGACGATGATATTCCCGGCTATGTAGCACAGGGCATTGCCGATCTAGGCATCGTTGGCGAGAATGTGATCGACGAAAGCGAGGCTAAAGTAACCTACCTACAACGTCTTGGCTTTGGGCGTTGCACCTTAAAAATTGCCATCCCCAAAGATTCTGACGTACAAGAGCTTAGCGATCTTAATGGCAAAGCCATTGCCACCTCCTACCCTGTTATCCTACAGCAGTTTCTTGACGAATATAAAATCCAAGCCGACATCCGCGAGATCTCCGGATCGGTAGAAATTGCGCCAGGTCTCGGTTTGAGCGACGCCATATGTGATATTGTATCGACGGGCGGCACTTTGAAAAGTAATGGATTGAAACCTTTCGCCGATGTACGCAGTTCGGAAGCTATCCTGATCGGTCGTGAAGGAATTTCGGAAAACCCGATTCTTTGCGAGCTGTTGCAGCGCATACAGTCGGTATTGCGGGCCAAGGAAACAAAATATGTGGTCTTGAACGTCGAGAAAATAAACCTCCCGCAGATCACGGAGCTGTTGCATGGCGTAAAGAGCCCTACCGTGGTTCCACTAGCAGAAGAGGGTTGGGTAGCGGTACATACCGTCATCACAGAAGACGATTTTTGGGACAAGATAAATACATTGAAAGCGGCAGGTGCGCAAGGAATTGTTGTAATGCCGATTGAAAAAATCATTTTATAA
- the hisD gene encoding histidinol dehydrogenase, producing MLKQYTLTDLSDAALEALVARNTDDTHAIQDAVQQIIAEVRQDGDAALRSFASKFDKVELQQLYLEKSDIEELAMTITRDQQRALEIAFQNIHKFHSTQLRRERTVETMPGVKCWREVRPIEKVGLYIPGGSAVLPSTLLMLGVPARIAGCKEIVVCSPPQQSGKINGFVAYCLQLLKIDRIYLSGGAQAVAAMAFGTESIPKVDKIFGPGNQFVTKAKSLVQGMSNVSIDMPAGPSEVLVIADETANPAYVAADLLAQAEHGPDSQAVLVSTSEELLAAVNSKLDEQLQILPRAEIAKMAIANSYAIKADSLQEAMRFSNRYAPEHLILETDQWESLTRYISNAGSVFLGHLTPESAGDYASGTNHTLPTSGYARSYSGVSVDSFVKKITFQHINAEGLSQIGSTVEILAELEGLHAHKNAVSVRK from the coding sequence ATGCTGAAGCAGTATACGTTAACTGATCTGTCCGATGCTGCACTGGAGGCCTTGGTTGCCCGTAACACAGATGACACCCATGCGATCCAAGATGCCGTGCAGCAGATCATTGCAGAGGTACGGCAAGATGGCGATGCCGCCCTGCGCAGTTTTGCCAGCAAGTTTGATAAGGTAGAGCTACAGCAGCTTTATCTGGAAAAATCTGATATCGAAGAGTTGGCGATGACGATTACACGCGACCAGCAGCGGGCGTTGGAAATCGCTTTTCAAAATATACATAAATTCCACAGCACGCAGCTGCGTCGTGAGCGTACGGTAGAAACCATGCCCGGCGTAAAATGCTGGCGCGAGGTGCGTCCTATTGAAAAGGTAGGGCTCTACATACCTGGCGGATCCGCCGTACTGCCTAGCACCTTGCTGATGCTTGGCGTACCTGCCCGTATTGCCGGTTGCAAGGAGATTGTCGTTTGCTCGCCACCGCAACAAAGCGGCAAGATCAATGGCTTCGTGGCCTATTGCCTGCAGCTGTTGAAGATCGATCGCATCTACCTTTCAGGTGGCGCACAGGCCGTTGCGGCGATGGCCTTCGGCACAGAAAGCATCCCCAAGGTGGATAAGATATTTGGCCCCGGCAACCAGTTTGTCACCAAGGCAAAGAGCTTGGTGCAGGGCATGAGCAATGTCAGCATCGATATGCCTGCCGGCCCATCGGAAGTATTGGTCATAGCCGATGAGACCGCAAATCCGGCCTATGTAGCCGCCGATCTATTGGCACAGGCCGAACATGGACCCGATAGCCAAGCCGTACTCGTGTCTACGTCTGAAGAGCTGCTAGCGGCTGTCAACAGTAAGCTCGATGAGCAATTGCAGATCCTGCCTCGGGCAGAGATTGCGAAAATGGCAATCGCCAACTCTTACGCCATTAAGGCCGACAGTTTGCAGGAAGCCATGCGTTTCTCCAACCGCTATGCGCCGGAGCATTTGATTTTGGAAACCGACCAGTGGGAAAGCTTGACACGCTATATCAGCAATGCTGGATCCGTGTTTTTAGGCCACCTGACTCCCGAGAGCGCTGGTGACTATGCATCGGGCACCAACCACACCTTGCCCACCTCCGGATATGCCCGGTCCTATTCCGGGGTGTCCGTGGATTCTTTTGTCAAAAAGATAACCTTCCAGCACATCAACGCCGAGGGCTTAAGCCAAATCGGATCTACCGTAGAGATCTTGGCCGAACTGGAGGGGCTACATGCACATAAAAACGCTGTTAGCGTGAGAAAATAA
- a CDS encoding NAD(P)/FAD-dependent oxidoreductase encodes MANSKKHIVVVGGGFAGINFVKSLGNNLDYQVTLVDINNYNFFPPLIYQVATAFIDSSNISSPFRKMFKKHRNFAFHLGKLLQINSDNNTIETDTGLLHYDYLVLAVGTETNYFGMENVKKNAFPMKNITDALAIRNKILVNLEEYIQRKDDPNRDAYLNLVVAGGGPSGVEISGMIAELSDRIVRKEYPELAGLTPKIHLVDAAPVLLGPMSKVAQQEAKDVLEKLGVEITLNVAVKDYQNDLVVLSDGKEILTKTLIWTSGVIARELPGLPVEKFGRGRRVLVDQFNAVQGYDNIFAIGDICFQTTDENFPNGHPQLAQVAMQQGTLLAKNIVAKDRQVSMKPFGYWDKGSMAVIARYKAVADLPKFSFKGWFAWLTWLLIHLIPIASFRNKWKLLGNWIWSFYSANSGLRLIIRSERKRDAKEVRTNMEG; translated from the coding sequence ATGGCAAACAGTAAAAAACATATTGTTGTTGTCGGTGGTGGCTTCGCAGGGATCAACTTCGTTAAATCCCTCGGAAACAACCTCGATTATCAGGTTACCTTGGTAGACATCAACAACTATAACTTCTTCCCTCCGCTTATCTATCAGGTTGCTACCGCATTTATTGACTCTTCCAATATCAGTTCGCCGTTCCGGAAGATGTTCAAGAAACACCGTAACTTCGCCTTTCACTTGGGTAAGCTTTTGCAGATCAACAGCGATAACAATACAATAGAAACAGATACCGGCCTTTTGCACTACGATTATTTGGTGCTGGCCGTGGGAACCGAGACCAACTATTTCGGCATGGAAAACGTTAAGAAAAACGCTTTTCCTATGAAAAATATTACGGATGCCTTGGCTATACGGAACAAGATTCTTGTCAACCTGGAAGAATATATCCAGCGCAAAGACGATCCTAACCGCGACGCCTACCTCAACCTTGTTGTCGCTGGCGGAGGCCCTTCGGGCGTAGAAATATCCGGTATGATCGCCGAGCTTAGCGATCGTATCGTGCGCAAAGAGTACCCTGAATTGGCTGGTCTCACGCCGAAGATCCACTTGGTCGATGCGGCCCCCGTATTGTTAGGTCCGATGAGTAAGGTGGCTCAACAAGAAGCAAAAGACGTATTGGAGAAATTAGGTGTGGAAATCACCTTGAATGTAGCCGTTAAAGATTACCAAAACGACTTGGTTGTACTGAGTGATGGCAAAGAGATCTTGACCAAAACATTGATATGGACCTCCGGCGTTATTGCCCGTGAACTTCCAGGCCTACCGGTCGAAAAATTTGGTCGTGGCCGTCGTGTTCTCGTCGATCAGTTCAATGCCGTACAGGGATATGACAATATTTTCGCCATTGGCGATATCTGTTTCCAAACAACGGATGAAAACTTCCCGAATGGGCATCCGCAATTGGCACAGGTAGCCATGCAGCAAGGTACCTTGCTCGCTAAAAATATCGTTGCTAAAGATCGCCAGGTGAGCATGAAACCATTCGGTTACTGGGATAAAGGAAGCATGGCCGTTATCGCGCGCTACAAGGCGGTTGCCGACCTACCGAAATTCTCCTTCAAGGGCTGGTTCGCTTGGTTAACCTGGTTATTGATTCACTTGATTCCTATCGCAAGCTTCCGCAACAAATGGAAACTGCTCGGAAACTGGATTTGGTCATTCTATTCCGCGAATTCCGGCCTACGCTTGATCATTCGTAGTGAGCGCAAACGCGATGCTAAAGAGGTCCGAACAAATATGGAAGGATAA
- a CDS encoding glycerophosphodiester phosphodiesterase family protein: MNMLFRYLLSLTLVGAALLANVRAQSPALLTKLQQREFHVAAHRGAHMDYPENSLESLKEAINLGASIVEVDVRATKDGVLLLMHDNTVDRTTTGTGKISELTYAEVKALYLREQPHGKASVHHVPTLEEALSVCKGKIIVDLDFKEENEVYVRPTLELVQKMGMEDEVLFFLYDYKDMERVSRINPAITMFPRARSMKDIQKILKTKRTQIIHIDASFQDRAALLQLHAQGVFFWINSLGEVDEKAEVAGEAAYRDFLAAYPFVRIIQTDNPKLWNQTLITYKKQ; encoded by the coding sequence ATGAACATGTTATTTCGCTATTTGCTTTCGCTGACCTTGGTTGGCGCAGCTTTGCTCGCCAACGTGCGGGCGCAGTCGCCAGCGTTGTTGACCAAGTTGCAGCAACGTGAATTCCATGTTGCAGCACACCGCGGTGCACATATGGACTACCCTGAGAATTCCTTGGAATCGCTGAAAGAAGCCATCAACTTGGGGGCAAGCATCGTGGAGGTGGATGTGCGGGCCACCAAGGATGGTGTGTTGCTGTTGATGCACGACAATACCGTAGACCGGACAACTACTGGAACAGGAAAGATCAGTGAGCTTACCTATGCCGAGGTGAAAGCGTTGTACCTACGCGAGCAACCGCATGGAAAAGCTTCGGTGCATCATGTGCCTACCTTGGAAGAAGCATTGTCGGTTTGTAAAGGGAAGATCATTGTGGACCTTGATTTTAAAGAGGAAAACGAAGTATATGTTCGACCTACGCTAGAGCTTGTGCAAAAGATGGGCATGGAGGATGAAGTGTTGTTTTTTCTGTACGACTATAAAGATATGGAACGCGTGTCCCGGATTAATCCGGCGATTACGATGTTTCCGCGTGCGCGCAGTATGAAAGACATACAGAAGATCTTGAAGACAAAGCGCACACAGATTATCCATATCGATGCATCCTTTCAGGATAGGGCAGCATTACTGCAGTTGCATGCTCAAGGAGTTTTCTTTTGGATAAATAGTCTCGGCGAGGTAGACGAAAAAGCGGAAGTGGCGGGGGAAGCTGCCTACCGCGATTTTCTTGCCGCGTATCCCTTCGTCAGGATCATCCAAACCGATAATCCCAAATTGTGGAACCAGACCCTCATCACCTATAAAAAACAGTAA
- a CDS encoding metallophosphoesterase family protein yields MKKVEQLWLGLSLCCAVFTSTAQTAEKEQLPDRVMLTWSDNPSSTQSVSWRAHSGSDKFLGQVVEEQSSPDLEERARVVVGKLSLLDRGAGKKDSYGHVTFGDLKPGTLYAYRVGDGQQWSSWNQFRTADATGDFSFIYLGDAQNDLRSRWSRSIRKAFQQEPNARFIVHAGDLINRSNTDSEWGEWYEGAGFIHQMIPAVPTPGNHEYRRDSLEQLVLDPHWKVQFNLPKNGPEKLQDAVYFLDYQDVRIISLNSQLIMLDSLAALSQEEWLEKVLASSKKKWNIVVMHHPVYSTAKNRDNTILRERFKPIFEKYAVDLVLQGHDHTYARGTVDSPRPVYLLSVAGPKMYDSDSERWMQVAASHTQLYQVIRVTDSRLYFSSYKLNGELFDSFELPKK; encoded by the coding sequence ATGAAAAAAGTAGAACAATTATGGTTAGGTTTAAGTTTGTGTTGTGCGGTTTTTACCAGCACGGCACAAACTGCCGAAAAAGAACAGTTGCCCGACAGGGTTATGTTGACTTGGTCGGACAATCCTTCTAGCACACAGTCGGTAAGCTGGCGTGCCCACAGCGGTAGCGATAAATTTCTGGGTCAGGTTGTGGAAGAGCAGAGCAGCCCTGATTTGGAAGAGCGCGCGCGCGTGGTTGTCGGAAAGCTGTCTTTATTGGATAGGGGCGCTGGCAAGAAAGACAGCTATGGGCATGTTACCTTCGGGGATTTAAAACCGGGCACCTTGTATGCTTATCGTGTGGGCGACGGTCAACAGTGGAGCTCGTGGAACCAGTTTCGAACGGCCGACGCCACGGGCGATTTCTCGTTTATCTATTTGGGTGATGCCCAGAACGATTTGCGCTCGCGCTGGTCGCGCAGCATCCGAAAAGCGTTTCAGCAAGAACCCAACGCACGGTTTATCGTGCATGCCGGCGACCTGATTAACCGTTCCAATACGGATAGCGAATGGGGCGAATGGTATGAAGGTGCTGGATTTATCCATCAGATGATTCCGGCTGTTCCCACGCCTGGAAATCATGAGTATCGCCGTGATTCATTGGAACAACTGGTGCTGGATCCGCACTGGAAGGTGCAGTTTAATCTGCCTAAGAATGGTCCCGAAAAATTGCAGGATGCCGTTTACTTTCTCGACTATCAGGATGTACGCATTATCTCGTTGAACTCGCAGCTGATTATGTTGGATTCTCTAGCGGCTCTCAGCCAAGAAGAGTGGTTGGAAAAGGTATTGGCCTCGTCTAAAAAGAAATGGAATATCGTCGTGATGCACCATCCGGTTTATTCGACGGCAAAAAACAGGGACAACACCATACTGCGGGAGCGTTTCAAGCCTATTTTTGAGAAATACGCTGTTGATCTTGTGCTGCAAGGGCACGATCATACCTATGCACGGGGCACGGTAGATAGTCCTCGCCCGGTGTATTTGCTTTCTGTTGCTGGCCCTAAAATGTACGATTCTGACTCGGAGCGCTGGATGCAGGTGGCCGCTTCGCACACCCAGCTATATCAAGTTATTCGCGTAACGGATAGTAGGCTTTATTTCTCGAGCTACAAGCTCAATGGCGAGCTGTTCGATTCGTTTGAACTTCCGAAAAAGTAG
- a CDS encoding SusD/RagB family nutrient-binding outer membrane lipoprotein: MKKQITIGACLLAISLSLSLSGCQDLTELNINPNNISEEDVNPNLLLPTVLSGTASKYNELSFIDLGGVMQHTQLDAWFDGHNDYEWTGGILSWDAYYSFLRDNELMRRRSEELGLDFHHGVSLVMRAYIFGLITDLWGDAPYTDAVKADLGGVQYNFPKFDQQDVIYKGILEELKQANTIFAKPDGTFDVLGGADLYFNGDVSKWRRFANSLALRYYMRLSEKDPAFAKQGVEAMLADANQFPLITSVGEEVLMGFVGVNSSDSWPSNTVFDASGSNFRRMKMCATFVDRLQALQDPRLAVWAKPVEIPIEVRATEPARTDKIVNGVRIVSPDVVAGIPVDTDTDYVGLPASGSKNPSAYNLNPTPGQTSMNPHVSYLSDIYRASKGDLLKARLLAASEVSFILAEAAWKGWAVPESAKTYYERAIQQSLTSWGRAADYSAYIQRPGVAFANTQAQIMEQKWIANWTTAAQAWFDYRRTGYPQLKAGPAAIRTQLPVRIPYMQNEMSVNQKNAEEALSRIEKTAYSQADNENSAWSKPWLLQGTSKPW, encoded by the coding sequence ATGAAAAAACAGATAACGATCGGTGCATGTCTTTTAGCAATCAGCTTGAGCCTTAGTTTATCCGGCTGTCAGGATTTAACCGAATTGAATATAAACCCCAACAACATCAGCGAGGAAGATGTAAACCCCAATTTACTGCTGCCAACGGTGCTAAGCGGCACGGCCAGTAAGTACAACGAATTGAGTTTTATCGATCTAGGCGGTGTGATGCAGCATACGCAGCTCGATGCTTGGTTTGATGGGCACAACGATTATGAGTGGACGGGGGGCATCTTAAGCTGGGATGCTTACTATAGTTTCCTGCGTGACAATGAACTGATGCGAAGGCGTTCGGAAGAACTCGGTCTTGATTTTCACCATGGGGTATCCTTGGTGATGCGCGCTTACATTTTTGGGCTGATCACCGATTTATGGGGCGATGCACCCTACACCGATGCGGTGAAAGCTGATCTAGGTGGTGTGCAGTATAATTTCCCAAAATTTGATCAGCAAGATGTTATTTACAAAGGTATTCTCGAAGAACTGAAACAGGCCAATACCATCTTCGCCAAACCTGATGGTACATTTGATGTATTGGGCGGAGCAGATCTTTATTTTAATGGAGATGTGTCTAAATGGCGTCGTTTTGCAAACTCTTTGGCCTTACGTTATTACATGCGCTTATCCGAAAAGGATCCTGCTTTTGCAAAGCAGGGCGTGGAAGCGATGCTGGCCGATGCCAATCAATTTCCATTGATCACTTCGGTGGGAGAAGAGGTGTTGATGGGGTTCGTGGGCGTGAACTCCAGCGATTCATGGCCATCCAACACCGTATTTGATGCCAGCGGCAGCAATTTCAGACGCATGAAGATGTGTGCCACCTTTGTTGATCGTTTGCAGGCCTTGCAAGACCCACGTCTTGCGGTATGGGCAAAACCGGTGGAGATTCCTATTGAAGTGCGGGCTACGGAACCTGCTAGGACGGATAAGATTGTCAATGGTGTGCGCATCGTATCGCCAGATGTGGTTGCCGGCATCCCTGTGGATACGGATACCGATTATGTAGGTTTACCGGCCAGCGGATCCAAGAATCCTTCTGCCTACAACCTAAACCCGACGCCGGGCCAGACGTCCATGAATCCGCATGTTTCGTATCTCAGCGATATCTACCGCGCTTCCAAGGGCGATTTACTTAAAGCCCGTTTGTTAGCCGCATCCGAAGTAAGCTTTATTTTGGCGGAAGCGGCCTGGAAGGGTTGGGCGGTGCCGGAAAGTGCGAAAACCTACTACGAGCGAGCCATACAGCAGTCGTTGACGAGCTGGGGCAGGGCGGCGGACTATAGTGCCTACATCCAACGGCCCGGCGTGGCTTTTGCCAATACGCAAGCGCAGATTATGGAACAAAAGTGGATTGCGAACTGGACCACGGCGGCACAAGCTTGGTTTGACTACCGCAGAACAGGATATCCGCAGTTGAAGGCGGGGCCTGCCGCTATACGTACGCAGTTGCCGGTACGCATTCCGTACATGCAAAATGAGATGAGCGTGAACCAAAAAAATGCAGAAGAAGCATTGTCACGTATCGAAAAAACAGCGTATTCGCAGGCTGATAATGAAAACAGTGCTTGGTCGAAACCTTGGTTACTGCAAGGGACGAGCAAGCCTTGGTAA